DNA sequence from the Phoenix dactylifera cultivar Barhee BC4 unplaced genomic scaffold, palm_55x_up_171113_PBpolish2nd_filt_p 001369F, whole genome shotgun sequence genome:
GCTAGCCCTAGCAGTCACACCCCATTGCTTAGCAACCAAAGGTTCTgggtttgattcttgaatggtgCATCCCAAAAATTTGGACTTGGGTGTAGTATAGGTGGATTTCCCTTCATTTCTCTCATAAAAACTGATAAACTTCAGGCAATACTGGCATGGTTAGGCAACAAAGAGGTACTAATATTAAAAGTTATGATGAAATAACTGACAATTGCATGGAAAACTAGAGTTCTACAAATTTAAAGGATTGAAGATATGCATAATAAAGCATATATAAGTGCCGTAAAGGTGAGAGCATACATGAAATATTAGATGCTACTGCAATGCATATCTATTCAAATGTATTATTTAACATCTTTGAAAATTTCTCTTTTATTTGAAAAGCCGTATATTTATATGCAATTGCATTTTGACATCAAGTGCTTGAGCCAGTTTCTTGGTAGTTCGGGAACCTGCTTAAATATGACAAGGATCTTGTAGTGCAAAGATTTGATGACAAACTCATAGGTTAGAAGGTTTAACTCTCTTTAGGGAATGGGTTGAAGGGAGGaataatatacacatacatacataaatacatgtgtatatctatgtatgtatgtatgtatgtgcgtatgcatgtatttatgtatgtttATATACCATGGATAGTGTTTGTGTTCATTCATATCTTCCTGCTTCATTTATCTTGTACataacctcttttttttttgtcctcaaaGAAATGACtcttttatttgcatatatgTATATTAGTTGATTTTGTTACTCGCTGTGCTCTATATCCAGCCATGCATCGAACAATGTCCTGGATGGGTTAAATCAGTTTGATGGAACTGAGACACATTACTTCCATACTGGTTCACGAGGTTATCATTGGATGTGGGATTCTCGCCTTTTCAATTATGGAAGTTGGGAAGTAAGGATCAAAGTTACAATTCTTAGTTGTATACTATATTTGTTTATATGTTTCTGTTTGGTGTTTTAATCATAGATTATTATCAATTTCTTTTGCCCCTTTAGGTGCtaaggtttctactttcaaatgCAAGATGGTGGCTAGAGGAGTACAAGTTTGATGGTTTCAGATTTGATGGTGTAACCTCAATGATGTATACTCACCATGGGCTACAAGTAAGCAAATTTCAGTTGCATTGTTGACTCCTTAagttcctctccctccctccctccctccctccctccctccctctctctctgtatGTACAGTTTTCTATTTATTGTATTTTTAACACAAAAGAGTTTTTCTTTAATTTAATCTCCTAGATCAAAAGCATCTTCTTTAATTTATATTCTTTTTATAATTGTGCATGTATATTTATACTTGTTTATATTCTATTTATTGGCACTTGTATTTTTAACACCAAATAGTTTTTCTTCAATCTAATCTTCTAGGTCGAAAGCATCTTCTTTCTTGATAATGAATTTAAAACTAAAGTGAGACAGATTTAGTTATTGTCACTACCTGAATGAGTATTAAATATAGATGACAGTattggtttttgtttttttttgtttttgcccTTGTGAGTGTTTAAGTTATTTTCTTCCAGGTAGCGTTTACTGGGAATTACAATGAGTACTTTGGATATGCAACTGACATGGATGCAGTGGTCTATCTGATGCTGGTAAATGATATGATTCATGGGCTTTATCCTGAGGCTGTCACCATTGGTGAAGATGTAAGTAGggattatttttctttctttcttttctgtttCAATACCCTTCCTGtgcattatatattttattgggTTTGATATGAATTTTGTCCATGTGGTGGTTGTTAAGTCTTAAATCTTGCATTATTGCAATCAGTATCTTAGTTCCTATCTAACTTTATAATTATGCCAACACAATAAGCACATTAACTTTAAATTGCTGGAGGTATAAGGTATTATGTGCATAAGTTTAGTAATGCATGCATGgtaatattgtttatgtgtttcTGCTtgtatattgtttatgtgtttcTGCTtgtatattgtttatgtgtcagAACACCTGGATAAAGtaatatcacatttaattgagcTTATAGGAAGTCTGCTTGTTTATTGCATATTTTACTTTGTTGCATATTTAATGATGAAATAGAAGATCCATTTTTAATACTGAATTTAGGTtaattttgataaaaataataCTTATGGGCTTGTAGCAACATAAGAAACTTGAATTATAAAGGTGGAGGTCTTTGGAAGTGGCAGTAAGAGATCAATTGCTGCATGGCATCCTAGGTAGAAATTTCTAGGCATCTATTGTTTTTCCTAGTTTATCACTGATAGCATCTTGTACTTTCATTATACTCAGAGAGTTAGACATGTGCTTGACCTGAATAAAGCATTGTGGCTACAGGATGGGGATTTATTCCTAATGGTATAGCCCTTCCATTTTCTAATTACCATATATTCTCAGATCTCAGGTGTACAATGCCAGCCGAGTGGCAACTTTAATGCACTAATAATCAGAttggattttcattgttaaatcCAATGCTTCTTCATTGCACGGGAGTACAATTAACTCATTTTTTAATAGGTTGGATGTTGTTGTTTTAATGatctaatatttaaaattttttttgaaggatGCCAGCCAAGCGGCAACTTTAATGCTACTAATATTCAGAttggattttcattgttaaatcCAATGCTTCTTCATTTCATGGGAGTACAATTAACTCATTTTTTAATAGGTTGGATGTTGTTGTTTTAATGATCTAATATTTAaaatctttcttgaaggaattgCTTACAGAACTTAAAATGCGCTAAGTAATAGTTGTAGCAATATTCCGTATTCTACTTATAGGTGGCTCATGTGTTTCAACTTTCATTACATTTGTCTACAATAAGGAGCAGTGAAATGcagtattttttttgttttgcatgTTGTTATAGAATTAAATATGGTATTAGTTTTCTACAATAATTTGCTGGAAGACTGAATTCTTGGAagtttttctttgtttattaagtATGCTTAAGGCGAAAAAACCTCGAATCAATGATATTATTctaatttaaagaataaaagtCATTTTAGGATGTGATATATCATAGTTTAACAATAATCTTATTTTAAAGGATGGTGATAAAAAATGGTGctcaggaagaaaaaaaatatgactGTGATCTGTTTGGCTTGTTGGTGCACCAAATCATAGGTCAAGTTGGATTTGGGCTGGGATGTGAGATAATGTTACTATATATTATTTACTTTTATCGTTTCAGGCTTCAGGGTGGGCTTGCGTTGGGCCAAGAATACACAGATTGAAAGATAACATATTCAGGCCTTAGAACACCTGAAGTATTAAGACCAAAGGGCTTGTACCTGATCCAACTTCCTAATGGCCCAGGCTCAGTGTCAGCCCTTATCATATGATGCTATACATGAGCAAGACTAAACCATGCATTCCAGAATAATGGGACCATGCATAATATGATATACCAACTCGTTAaatagaagaagaataagaatgtGCACTTATTTTTATACATATACTGCTGTTGTTCACTTCACACAAACTTAATATTACGCCTATCATTACTTTGAACTATTTGAAATTTTACTACAATGCTGGGACAAGGTACAACATTTATTGTGCAATGAACAATATCTTCAATGCAAGCTGTTAGTTGCTTTTGGTTGTTACCCAGTTTTACGTATCTAAAAAAAATGAGTCTTTGTGGTTGGTATGCATGGTCCGAGTTCTAAAGAGGTTTGTACAAGTGATAGTGGCAATTATTTTGCACTAATCAATGTGTAATATAACATTTATTTTGATCTGTGCTGTTCATGTAATGCATATCTGCATGGTACTTAGACTCTTTGTGATTCAAGTATTGCTGAttatagtttatttttttatggtcCATACTTGATCCTTCCCTTGTCATTGCATAAACTTATATTGACATTATATGTCTTGATATTTGTACAGGTCAGTGGAATGCCAACATTCTGCATCCCTCTTCATGATGGTGGTGTAGGATTTGATTATCGCCTTCATATGGCTATTGCTGATAAATGGATTGAACTTCTCGAGTAAGTGCTATctggaaatttttattttattgttattgtttttCAGATCATTGCAGCCATTTCAAGTTAAATTTACACGCACTTGATAACAGAAAATCCATAGGTGTATACATCTTAATCATTGAGAAATTGCCAAGAGTATGACGAGCTGTGGAAGTTTATTGGAATTGTGTGCACCTTGCTTGTGTTGCATTTATTATGTTACATGGTATAGATGACTTGATGGTAGATATTGTCTAATACACATTTTGCTTCAATGATAAGTCTCCACTCACCTGTCCCTGTTTGTTCTACATTGTCGACGGATGAGAAGATTGGTTCATaattaagaaaagaataatgacaTGTAATTAAGAACTTAGCCTACTGGAAAGAAGGCATAAGGGATGTTACATAACAACAATTAATGATTGGTGTTTTACTTATCAGTAATTGTGCATATCGCAATTTCGGATTATTCTAGGTTTCAAAATCCTCCTGCATGCTAAATGTGTAACAGAAATAGCtgacaaaaataaattttagctGCCAATGATATACTCGCTCAACGCTAATGGTTACTTATTTTTATGTCTTGCTATAAAGCACCATCCtgacaaaaaataaattttatccaCCAATGATATATCATCTACATTCGTTCAGCATTTACGTTATGGTTTTCTATTATTATTCAAAATCGCTCGATATGTCTGACCAATAATCAAGCAACTTCATTATATGAGAATCGTGTTAATGATTCTGCGATATATGAGGTGACTAGCTGTGCACAAAATCAATTGACTTGTAAGGCTAAGAGTTCCATGAGTTCTATCGTCACATTGATGGCTAAAAAaactaaattttctttttctcgatATTTGATACAGGTTAAAGGATGAGGATTGGAAAATGGTAGATATTGTTCACACTCTCACAAATAGGAGATGGTTAGAGAAATGTGTTGTTTATGCCGAAAGCCATGATCAAGCTCTTGTTGGTGACAAGACTATTGCATTCTGGCTAATGGACAAGGTTTTCCTAATACTCACTTTAGCAGTATCTTTGCATCAGTTGAGTCATGGAGTTTATCAATCCTTTTATAATAACAATATTAAGAATGATGTCCATTTTTGTCACTGATTTCTGGCATCCATATTTGCTAGTTACTGAAGATGCGATGCAACTGAAGTTGCTTGCATCTGAGAATAAGCGACTCCAGTTAGTTTTGAGTGCACACTTCTGAATGCTCTGTTCCTGTTATTACAAGTTTATCTATGATCTTCTCGTCTGTAGAGATTGTTGGtgatgaagaacattcttattTACTGACTGAATTACTGCAGCTTAACCGAAAGATGGTTAGTGAAAGATTGCCATTTGCAAATTGGCTATAGACCAGCACTTGCATGCCTCCTCCAGAGGGAGATTGTGTTTAAATCTTGGGAGGTGTTTCCCCAAGTATTTGACACTtcacacacccacacacacacagagagagagagaagagagagaatccaAGTtcgcctttttttttgtgtggaatTGCACATATTTGGCATCCAGAATTCACATGTTCTAGTCTCATCGCCTTTTTAACATGTTCCAGAATTCATATTTATAGGAAAAGGTAAGTTTTCAATGTGTTGCTTGGATCACCATCAGCTGTTCGTGTCAGATAATTTTACATGGTCTCTTAATTTTTAAACTCCCAAAATGGTAGAATTATGCTAGTTAAAGCATGTGAATTGTCTTTTCTGATCATCTAGGAGTCATCAAGTAAATAAAGTGTTGGTTTCTTTTTCAGTTAATAATAATTAAGTGACATAACATATGAACAGGGGAAAAATCCAATGAATGTCATAGCTAACCCATAGAACAAGCATGTAGAGTTAGTTGATTCTCTAAACttacaaaaatttaaaaaaacatgTGGATCCTAAGTTTTTGTTGTCTATCAGTCAACTTATCACTAGtgcttttgaattaaaaaaatccTCAATATGTTTTTAAAATAAACAATGCTAGAGGTTGCAGAAGAACAAAACATTATATAAAATTCTTGAGTTATGGTTTTTTTTCGAGTTTTGTGAATACTTTCTTGTAAAACCAAAACTCATTGAAGAATTTTGAAGTGGACTAATACCTCAACCAAGTAAAGGAATCCAAGTAACATAAAAGTACGTTACTTACTAAATAAGTTCATAAACCCTGATGTGACACTTGTTAATTACTGTCAAAATTAGAAATTTATCTTGGAGAATTTTAATATGGTATGTACAGTTTCTAATTAGTGTCAAAGCAAATGGTTGCATCGGTTCTTTTCATATTGCGTTAGTGGATACatgtctgatttttatttttttttttgattgatgaAGTATGTTTCATATACTGATTGTCCTGCTTTTAATTGTGCAGGATATGTAGGACTTTATGGCTCTTGATAGACAATCAACTCCTCGGATAGATCGTGGAATAGCTCTACACAAGATGATTAGACTAATCACAATGGGCTTAGGTGGAGAAggatatcttaattttatggGAAATGAATTTGGGCATCCAGGTAAGGATTATGTCACTTTATTTACATGACTAGAACTCTATATTTGAAGGCTTTCTGATGTGATTTTCTCTTCATACTTTCCCATGTCACAGAATGGATAGATTTTCCTAGAGGCGACCAGCATCTTTCGAATGGAATGGTCATACCAGGGAACAATTATAGCTTTGACAAATGCCGCCGCATGTTTGATCTAGTAAGTTTGAAGGATGATCTTGCTCTTATGAAAAAAAGATTATCTTGTTTATTATATTGTTTGGTTTATGGTAGATTATTTTGTTACAACCAATCAGATAATAACAGATGGCATCAGGAACAGTGAAGTAGCAAATATTGAAATTAAAAGCATTACGAAAAAGTAAAAGTGTTTATTTCTCTTGGCCAAATCAGTTACGATCATTTTGTTGACAAACAGTTCATTGCAAGGAATTGGGTTGAGACATTTTGATACATGTATGAGCAAGTTTCAGCTCTGATTCACATTGTATTTCAAAGCTAGCCATAAAACCAATTGCTTATTACATTAAGCTATCACAGATAGGAATAATGAGTCCCATTTAAGGGACTATATCACATGCCCTTTGATGTCAGATTAGACCTTTTATACGGCATACACTTCTTCAACCCATGGACCATGCCAAAGATGCCTTTTTGAAGTTTTCACTTTTTGATAATTGCATACATTATAAGCAGATTTCTCTGTACTCATTGCATATTAATTTCCCTGGTTCAGTGTCTATAAGTATAAATTTAGATGATGTGAAACAAAAAACATGCAAAACACAATAATATTGCATATAAATTTAGAGGAACCAATTATAACAGACAAATATCTCTTGAAACATAATTCCAAACAGACAAGTAGCTACTAGGCTTAAAAAATTTTGTTAACTCTAACTTGAAAGAAGATGTTTAACCAGAATCATTTGATCTGCATTCTGTTTATTCTGTTTATGCTTATGATATGCATTGCAAAGATTGTTAAAGAATTGGCTCTGAAGCCATCAGTCTGCATGTTCATGAAATTATATGTTTGCATTTTCTTGAAGCTGACTGATGATTTTCACCTTTCTTTGGTGAGATACATACCAAATAGTTGCCTTATGAATATTGCTTTTTAATATCAGGGAGATGCAGATTATCTCAGGTATCATGGAATGCAGGAATTTGATCAAGCAATGCAGCATCTTGAAGAGAAATATGGTGTGAGTATTACTTAGCATTCATTGCGTAACATGTTTATACTTTTAATGTAAAAGGACTTTTCAATGATTCTCTGAGATCATGGGCTTACTGTTAGATATTACAAAATGGGTGTGTTTTCCCCTTCTCCATTCTTTAGTGTTGGTTGTCATGAGATTTATCGTTGGAAGTTTTGCTTGGAACTCTGAAATCAAATCTGGGACATTTCCATTAGACAAAAATCCCATCCAAAACTAGAATTGAATTTGGATTTCCACTTAGTGTGGCTTTTTTCAATGTTATTTTTTAAGAACTAATTCCTTGTTCTTTCATTGCAAAACCAGCAAACATCAAAAGGTTTAAAACAGTTTATATACTTTATAATAATGTCTAATGTACTTTGCTGACTTAGTCCTTTCTTTCTACTGAAACAGCTGAAATTAGAGTTAGATCCAttaaaactaacaaacaactGAAGCCAAAATTAAGTGTTTGATATTTGAACATATGCTGGTTGATTTCACTAGATGCCTTAAATTAAAATTAGTTAATGGTAACATTAGATATTCTCGTACAAAATTAGTGAATTTTGAAAACAACGGGACTGAGACCACAACCTTAAGGTACAATAATGAGGAAACTTCAAAGACAAGGACAATGGATACTTCAAATGTAAGAACCGAAACCATACTTACCAAACACTTGATAACCTCATTGTGGTTCTAAACACAAGCGGaagtaaaaatttcttgatatgcAATTTGGTTCAAAGAGAAATTTAAGCATGAGTGATCAACAGACATGCAGAGCAAGTAGACCTCTATTTTTGTAAACATATCATTGGAAAAACAAGGAGAATTCGTTTTTAAACATTACAGATGTGCAAATCACCCTTTGGTTACAATCTGTTTAAAAGCAACATTTTGAACAATGTTTCATCAATTAAATATTCAAATTGCCCTTAATTTGGTCTTTTTTATGGAATGTCCGCAATCTCGGAATCGGGTACCATACCAGTCAAGGTATTTCAAACCGGTACCGATAGGCGTACCAGTggcctaccggaccggttcaTCGTTCTCGGTACCGTTTCGGTACCGGGTTTGTACCGAGAGCCGGAGCCAGAGAAGAGGAGgtgaaagagagagcgagcaggggaggaagggaggaaaggCCTTTGccgccagaaaaaaaaaagggatttttTAAGTGAGGTTGGTGACTCGCTTGCTGATTTCACTTAAAAACTCCAAATTCTTTTCTGCAGCCTCCGTTGGCCTTTCGATGGCAGCGGAGgcctcttctccctccctcccttgctcgctctctcctctttttctttggctcggGCTGGGTTCTGTTGGCACGGGCTATGTACCGTTTTCCACGGCTAAAACGGACCGGTACAGTACGTGCTAAACTAGCCGATACAGGctggttcagcataccatgataCTGGTAAGTTGTTGGTTCCGTGTGATACACACCTCACATTAAGACAACTTTCAGCCTCTTTTCTCTTGCTACTTATCATGGTACAGCCTGAACCAGGTGATACAAGTCAATACTAAGCGTAATCGAGCAATTCCCCTTGGTTCGAACCATGACACACCAATACCAGTATCCATACCAAACCAGCGTACCAGCCCAGTTCAACAATATATGCCCACCGAGTGGTTCCGCTCGGTTTTGTAGTCCTTGTTCTTAGTTTCTAGGATATCCTATTTGGTAGTGCATTTTCGTTGACATTTAGTCATTGATGTTCATCATCAGA
Encoded proteins:
- the LOC120108511 gene encoding 1,4-alpha-glucan-branching enzyme 2-2, chloroplastic/amyloplastic-like, whose protein sequence is MGLGGEGYLNFMGNEFGHPEWIDFPRGDQHLSNGMVIPGNNYSFDKCRRMFDLIVKELALKPSVCMFMKLYVCIFLKLTDDFHLSLGDADYLRYHGMQEFDQAMQHLEEKYGFMASEHQYISRKDEGDRMIVFERGDLVFVFNFHWTNSYVDYQVGCLKPGKYK